The DNA sequence AAACAAAGATCTTGATGCTCTGCTTCACCTGTAAAGTCCTGTATATGCGGCATCCACTCATCTTGCACTCATCATCGAAAGTGCACGACAAACATTCCCATGAAGTTGGAACAACGTACTTCTGGGATTCTGGGACGCCTGATGAAAACTAAACAACGTTATTTAAAAGATGATTGTTTTCACGTACGCATGAAATAATTAACATTGGGAATAGAAGACAAGTACCTGCATATATAGGGATGAATAATCAATAACAATGTATGAAGAAAATTGAAACCCCTAATTTCATCAGTATTCGCGGGATTTAATTTAATCTGATTTAGTGTGAGaggggaagaggaggaggagggtgAGGGTGAGGGAATGAAATCGCATGAAATCGGCGTCGCATCTGCATGGAGCCATAGAGGATATGCAAATAGCGCTAGAAACGTATCCTGTTGCCCACGCGGCCATCACCCAATCAATCATGCATACGCCATGCTCATGCATAATTCTCAcattcaaattattattattattattaaggttACTGTATGCATAATTGTATTGTTcattaaatttattatctttctatactttttcttattattatataCAAGTATATTTGGCACACATCACATTGATGAAGTGTTTTAACTAGTTTTATATATAACAGCATACAATCATTCCAAAGTTAAAAAGTTAGtagaagaaataaataaatttttaaagtttgaaatcgaaatcaaatttttttttttaattttaaaattaaattttattaaaataatattatttttggactattttatttattcttttataaaattttatttttctagcctCGAACCGCAatacacatttttatttttaagattggattaataatgatattttttttaattgttcaaCTCCCACCTTGTACTCTATTTACcaatgagttataattcaaataatatagtctctccatactcaattaagaggtcgtgagttcgagtctcctatctttgataaaaaaaagttgttgtggtattttttaaaatatagaatGATTTAATTTAGGAGGTAGAAATCGGACTGTCCGTTGCAAGAGTTACAGAAATCGAACCCTCTGATTTTTGTACTCAAAACCTAAATTTGGAGTATACAAAtagaacaatttttttattttttaaatataaataggaAGGTACcccaaatttgttttaaaaaaatacaaaaattacaaTATGTATATCACTCATACCACTCCCATAaccatatctaaattttttagccactggaaaaagaaaaaaaaaactaaggaaAATAAGGAGAAGACTGCGGAAgtgggagaaggaggaggagaagaagacgaCGATGCAACGAAGCAAGGAGTCATTGATGTTGTCGCCGTCAACGATGGAATACGAGAGAAAGCGGCGGAAATAGAGTATAGAGAGATGCATGTCAAAGAAGAAAGGGATCGGAGAGAGAACTCTCTGGGAGAGGAAGAAAAAGTTGAAGGAGATTATGGCGGTGGGGAGGTTTGATGTTGCTGTTGAGCTCTCTATCTCTGTCTTTGCTCGTCGGAGAAGCTACTGCCAGCACTACACCTCCTAATCTCGTCGACCATGGTGACACCGGACAGTAGATTCTTGGTAAGGCGTAGTTGTCGACACCGTGctattcttcttctccttgtgCTGGAGTTCAAATTATATCAGATAATCCTATTTCCCTTCTTCTTGAGCCATGCCAAAATGAGAGCTTCGAACTGTTTTGCTGTCTTGGAACCGAACCAGATCGAAACAAGCGAAAGGGTGGTAAATGTCTCTATTAACACTTTTGTTCAGTTTTAGCTCAATCACAATTTGATTCACCAATTTTCTTTACGTACTTTAGCTCTGACATTTCAGTttgcaaataaaaaaaaggtGTTATATTCTGTTATATGTGaatgattgttgttgttgattattgattattgatgacagtgtttttcttctctctttttaatCTTTATTATTGTTCTGTTTGTTCTGTTTACGAGCAAGGATGATGTTTACGAGCAAGGATGAGAAGacagaattttttaatttatttttttaatttttattttttttaaatgagttgatattaataaaaaaaattaatttcttagctATTTCAGGTATCATTAGTTATATATGATTATACCTGTGAATTTGTGTTTTTAAGATAAAAGtgtgatataatatataaataaaaaacatattttattaatGATAGCTGATTTTATAGGGAGAGTACATAGTACAATATATTTTTAGGAAAATCTTAAAATGATTTCTTTCTCATCATGATGATGGGAAGTCGAACAGAGAAGATTGAGTTTGTGAAGGCCTTCATCCTGTGCATGGCAAGGTGCAATGCATCTTCGGAGATGTTAGCAAAACAAATTCTAAACCACCCTGGCTGAGAGCAATGGCAAGAAGACCCTGGTGATATGTTCAAACCAACCTCACACACAATCCTCTTCCAAAGTTCCTTCTCCGCTTCAAACGAATCTGAACTCAACAAGTGCCTCATGTCCACCCAACAGAACAATCCAGCATTGCTCCTTAAACACGATATCCCTGCTTTCCTTAATCCACGCACAAGCATGTCCTTGCGCCTCTTCAACCTCCTCTGGTTCTCCACCATGTATTTCTTAATGAACTTAGCGTCGGAGAGTAAGTTtgaaagcaagaattgagtttgtGACGAAACAAGTGCAAAGCTTGACATTTTTGTGGCTGCGGCGATAACCTTTTCATTGTTTGAGTAAATCATTCCTACTCTAAATCCAGGGAGACCTAGGTCCTTTGAGAGACTATACACCATGTGAACATGGTTCCTAATGTTATTATAATTATTGTTGTTTCTCTCGTTCAGCACTTCCATGATGCTTGTGAAACTGGTGGTGGAGGAGGAGTCGAAGACGGTGCCTGAATAGATTTCGTCGCTTACAATGTGAATGTTCTTGTCGATTGCGAAATCGAGCAAGTGGTTCAGTTCTGTTTTGGTCATTGTGGTGCCTAGTGGATTTGAGGGGTTAGTCACTAGCACTCCTTTGATCTTGAGGTTCAGTTCTTGGCCTAACTGATAGGCTTGTTCTAAGGCGCAACGAGTGATTCTAAAACCGTTTGAGCTTGAGCAATGCATTGGAATAATCTCAGCCCCCGTTTGCCATTTCAGATCTCTATCAAACCTGCATGCCAGCCACCCAATTACATCTTCAACATCTTATCTGCCTTTTATATAATTTGAACAAAAATGTTATTCGTACTcaaaaatcaactactaaaattagtcaccgGTATaattgtggtttaatttatttttaatgtatatttatattttaagatatattttatactgataattgATTTTGATAACTAAGTTTAATATACACGTATCATGATCGTTATTTGAAACATAGATACAGTTTATAATTTGAAAGATGTCTTttgtttaagaaaaaaaaaattactaaacaaAGAAGtcatttttataattaagtttaaccgattttagaaaaaaaaaagcatgaatACATATGTATTGTATAATATGTGCCAATAAATTTTTAggctaatttaattaaatttaattattaaaatgatttaattatgtaatattattatttatttaataaaagtcATTGAAATAATTTTGTCAAATTAATTATATCTATATTCttttatatgtaattatatataataaaaatatataaaagattagtgcacatctttattttttaaaatgttttttattatatataattcataaCATATTTTCAATATACTTGAATTAAAAACTTATACATTACGAACAATTAgttattttaactaatttatttttttaattttatacatatttaataaataaaatagtgaatcaatatttgttattttaattgattctatttttttaattttatacatatttaataaataaaatagtgaATCAACATTTATCTTACTATTGATACACTAATATTATTAGCCAGAATTGTGATATTtactttgctttttttttttaaatagttttgcTTCTTTTAATAGTTTACTCTATATATGTGATGCTTCAATTATTCATTTAAAATAGAAGGAAGCTATACCCAGGATAATAGGGTGTGGGGAGGATGAAGGCTTGGCCAGGGTCAGTGAGACAAAACATGAGAATTTCATTTGCTGCGGTTGCACCAGCTGTGAGGACAAGCTTGTCTGAACTATATTTGATTTTGTTTCCTCTCATGCTTGTCATAAAGTTCACTAACGCCTACAACAAAATTTTACCAAGAGTAATTAATAACGGTACGTTGATTTTTTTACCAATTAATACGTGAGAGTgagtatttaaattaattaaataataataaatttttaaaaagattgaaaattaaaggacaattcgtatttttctaattaataataatatgttgttatataaataaatctttttaaaaaggCTTCTTACactcaaaaaattttttatgacTAAGAAAGATACCGtatagaattatttttataaaattaaaaaaagaaatactaTTCTTAGTTGATTTTATATGCATACATACACTAGtagcatagtctctccatactcaattaagagattaCGGGTTCAAGtctcttattttttataaaaaaaaaaaatacatatactgGTAGCATGAACAGTCGTTATGGACGGTTTTAATGATTAAAGTCATGTAGTCTTATGTAATTTTTCCTTAAATCATAAATAGATAGAGCATTAAGCTTTTCATTTGAAAACTTTGTCTTCTTTTGGATAAATATCTCTATATATtgcaaacaaaatatataaatgaaACAACAAgagtttctcttctttttttttataaattagccTGAAAAATCATATCTTACTTCTTTGAAAGCTGGCAAACCATGGTAATCCTGAAACAAAGCAAGATCTTTAAATGCAGAAACCCCATCTTTCTTCAACGCCATTGTATTAGAATTTCTTCGTAGCCAAGATTCAAGAAGGTCAAATGAAAGCTACAAAAGTTGTCAATCAGTTAGACATGTATAGCTTGATGTTAaaacaatatatttattattgtgaaaattaaaaaaaaattgcccAAACATAAATATCcatataacaaataaaaaactaacCTGATTTTCTGCAAGTCCCATCTGAATGATTCCCATTGGATTTTGAATGGGATGATAAGGGTTTTTCTCATACTCTTGCCATCCTTGAAAATAAGAAGAGTCTTGGCCATGAGAGTCCTTACTAGCCTTTCTAGACaacattattttaatatttttcctcctttcttggttAGTAGATACTATCTAGTGTCTTTATATTAAATTAACTCTCCTAAACAAAAATTGAGAACCAAAAGGAATGATCTAAAGTgattcaatatattttttttagaattctaGAATGCAAGAGTTTTGAAATGGAAAGGGTTACGATATTTGAGTAGCTAAAAATTAGGCAGCAAGAGGTTCAATATTTATAAGGGGTACAAGAATGACAAGTAGTGAATAACATAGAATACCTTGTGAGCTGTAAATAACATACATACGATATTAATTGGTAATTAAACTAATTAGCTTATTTACAGCCTATAACTAAGTTAGAAAGGTAAGTTAAATTATAGTTATTAGAAATTAGTGAAAGCTTCATGAGTTACAAAAATTGTTATTAATAGAACAAGTACACGTGACTAAGTATTGTTTCCTAAGAATATATCTCCAATGATCCTACATGTAcacaagtattttttttttaatatgtccAACAAAAGTCATTTGTATAATATGcctatatacttttttttcttctttgtatttttttaattaatatagcacaaaaattttggttaaaagcatagaaaagtataGATACAATATAGAAATTTTTGTGAGTCAATGTTTTGAATGTGTAATCATTCAAAACTTTTTACCCTGTGTACCAAAATTTATATGCTCGGTAATTTTGTTACACatatataaaagaagaaaaagaagagtttATATTACGAGTATATTGTGCtttaaaaatttatgtgctatgtactaaaattttgtattatatacCAAAATTTATGTACTCAGTCATTTTGCTTTGCTGTATATCGGAAAagattatgaaaaagaaaatgataataaaagaagagaaaaaaaaatcaaataaaaaaccaaaaaagaagaagaaaggaataagaagaAATAATGACGATGATAACAACTAAGGaggagaagaataaaagaaaaaggaaaaaaattagataaaggaGAAGAGACGATTTAGTtggacttttcaaaatttatttagcCTCCTGGTATGTCTAATATAGATATCCATAGCATTATTCTAATTTAAAGACTTTAATTTCTAATAGTGAGAAGTGGTTGATCATAACCTTAATTTATTATTTCTCATCTTAATATGtgattttttaatgttttccacTAAAATTGGCTGAATTTGATTGAATAATAACTctttaatagataaaaattataaaattattttacatattaaaattaaattctgaaactttgtttatatttaatggctattattttattatatcctaactgaaataatattttatttatttttattaagatctATAAGTAatcttgatttttattttttatttataaaataatagtagtgagactatatatatatatatatatatatatatatatatatatatatatatataaataaaatattaaatagataCTATGATTatacttatttacttttatatatataataataaaataaattttttcaagaatatatattcTTTCACAATAATTATTCAAAAGAACACGAGCTATATTTGCATCCATGTTAAATCTCCTTGATCAAATTTTGCTTTCTGACAATGATCATGCATCCCCTTCAACTAGATGTTCTTATTTAGTTCTACATTAAACTAGCCCTTAGATAGGATTTGTGAGGGTTAAAATTTtggaatattttatataattcatTTTATGtgtattaaaatttagaaaaataacaaaaattttatttttaagcagTTGATagtagttaaatttttatttttaaaaaatttaaatttataactgaaaatttaaaattaaaaaatttattaatattaataaaaaaattaatttctaattgaattttaaaatttattttctatttaatattttCGAGATGGAAACTTTATTAATGAATTT is a window from the Arachis hypogaea cultivar Tifrunner chromosome 17, arahy.Tifrunner.gnm2.J5K5, whole genome shotgun sequence genome containing:
- the LOC112764004 gene encoding 1-aminocyclopropane-1-carboxylate synthase-like gives rise to the protein MLSRKASKDSHGQDSSYFQGWQEYEKNPYHPIQNPMGIIQMGLAENQLSFDLLESWLRRNSNTMALKKDGVSAFKDLALFQDYHGLPAFKEALVNFMTSMRGNKIKYSSDKLVLTAGATAANEILMFCLTDPGQAFILPTPYYPGFDRDLKWQTGAEIIPMHCSSSNGFRITRCALEQAYQLGQELNLKIKGVLVTNPSNPLGTTMTKTELNHLLDFAIDKNIHIVSDEIYSGTVFDSSSTTSFTSIMEVLNERNNNNYNNIRNHVHMVYSLSKDLGLPGFRVGMIYSNNEKVIAAATKMSSFALVSSQTQFLLSNLLSDAKFIKKYMVENQRRLKRRKDMLVRGLRKAGISCLRSNAGLFCWVDMRHLLSSDSFEAEKELWKRIVCEVGLNISPGSSCHCSQPGWFRICFANISEDALHLAMHRMKAFTNSIFSVRLPIIMMRKKSF